A single genomic interval of Sebastes umbrosus isolate fSebUmb1 chromosome 11, fSebUmb1.pri, whole genome shotgun sequence harbors:
- the LOC119497144 gene encoding protein SOGA3-like isoform X4, whose amino-acid sequence MNPSTQTDNGSRKQHRSSSPAGLKESGSKAAQKGSNSSKPITSKQGGGGGGGGGGGRSSRGHSPVSAAGSRERPAGGAPCVRGAAAVQAAAGAESPTLSRDRGGIQTPEDPPRLVADASSPSRVVSDQPCASKSPKLRSKNPRGGGGGGGGEAAAATSGSKKSSKSTIGCGPSFWKEGCLQSELIQFHLNKSLGKKGTKMQTTSASPPASEPELSPEPACPQPAPEPDQRLQEDMEKLEDENEDLKIEIEEMRAEMDEMRDTFYEEDACQLQDMRRELERANKNCRILQYRLKKAERKRMRFAETGQVDGELLRSLEQDLKVAKDVSVRLHHELESVEEKRTKTEDENEKLRQQLIKVEVTKQALQNELEKAKELSLKRKGSKDGQRVERRAPQTPVEEENDDLKCQLAFIKEEAILMRKKMAKIDKEKDRLDQELQKYRSFYGDVDSPLPKGEAGGPPTTRESELKLRLRLVEEEANILGRKIVELEVENRGLKAELDDMREDSLAAAGVDSSGVGGQQCREQGEALSELRQQLQLVEDEAELLRRNLADVEDENKKVTNDLNKLKYKAGSHEPGSRHGGGGADAAKVEALQEELKAARLQINELSGKVMQLQYENRVLLSNMQRYDLASHLGIRASPRDSDAESDGGRDDDTPSASASSPRLLPPHRKREGPIGGESDPDEVRNIRCLTPTRSLYSPVESRFLSRSLKDRQQMIDIRIEAERLGRTIDRLITDTSTIIAEARVYVTNGELFARLEEDEEGGRIREHELLYRINAQLKAFRKELQSFIDRLDVPKQEDKQDEEPLSMFQPIILLILILVLFSSLSYATIFKLVFLFTLFFVL is encoded by the exons ATGAACCCATCCACCCAGACAGACAACGGCAGCCGGAAGCAGCACCGGTCGTCGTCTCCGGCCGGCCTCAAAGAGAGCGGATCTAAAGCTGCACAGAAAGGCAGCAACTCGTCAAAGCCCATCACGTCAaagcaaggaggaggaggaggaggaggaggaggaggaggaagaagcagCCGAGGTCATTCTCCCGTCTCCGCAGCAGGCAGCAGGGAGCGGCCGGCCGGAGGCGCTCCGTGCGTCAGAGGCGCGGCTGCTGTccaggctgctgctggtgctgaaaGCCCGACGCTgagcagagacagaggaggcaTCCAGACACCAGAAGACCCCCCCCGCCTGGTCGCTGATGCCTCCTCCCCCTCCAGAGTCGTCTCCGACCAGCCCTGCGCATCCAAATCCCCCAAACTGAGGAGCAAAAAcccgagaggaggaggaggaggaggaggaggggaggctgCAGCGGCGACGAGCGGCAGCAAGAAGAGCTCCAAAAGCACAATAGGCTGCGGACCCAGTTTCTGGAAGGAGGGATGCTTGCAGTCCGAGCTgatccagtttcatttaaataagagCTTGGGGAAGAAAGGGACAAAGATGCAGACGACATCAGCGTCCCCGCCGGCCTCAGAGCCCGAGCTGTCCCCCGAGCCTGCCTGTCCACAACCGGCTCCAGAGCCGGACCAGAGACTGcaggaagacatggagaagcTGGAGGATGAAAACGAGGATCTGAAG ATTGAAATCGAGGAGATGCGGGCAGAGATGGATGAGATGCGGGACACCTTTTACGAGGAGGACGCCTGCCAGCTGCAGGACATGCgcagagagctggagagagcCAACAAGAACTGTCGGATCCTTCAGTACCGACTGAAGAAGGccgagaggaagaggatgcGGTTTGCAGAAACTGGCCAGGTGGATGGAGAGCTGCTCAGAAGTCTGGAGCAAGACCTCAAG GTGGCGAAGGATGTCTCAGTGCGCTTGCACCACGAGCTGGAGAGCGTGGAGGAGAAGAGGACGAAGACAGAGGACGAGAATGAGAAGCTGAGGCAGCAGCTGATCAAGGTGGAGGTCACCAAGCAGGCCCTGCAGAACGAACTGGAGAAAGCCAAAGAG CTCTCACTGAAGAGAAAAGGAAGTAAGGATGGGCAGAGAGTAGAGAGAAGGGCTCCACAGACCCCCGTCGAG GAGGAAAATGATGATCTGAAATGCCAGCTGGCCTTCATCAAGGAGGAGGCCATCTTGATGAGGAAAAAGATGGCAAAGATTGACAAAGAGAAAGACCGACTGGATCAGGAGCTGCAGAAGTACCGCTCCTTCTACGGGGACGTGGACAGCCCGCTGCCTAAAGGCGAGGCCGGAGGGCCTCCCACCACCCGCGAGTCAGAGCTCAAACTACGCTTACgtctggtggaggaggaggccaaCATCTTGGGGAGGAAGATTGTGGAGCTGGAGGTGGAGAACAGAGGCCTGAAGGCTGAGCTGGACGACATGAGGGAGGACAG TCTGGCGGCAGCCGGAGTGGACAGCTCCGGTGTCGGAGGTCAGCAGTGCAGAGAGCAGGGCGAGGCCCTGTCGGAGCTGAGGCAGCAGCTTCAGCTGGTGGAGGACGAGGCAGAACTCCTCCGCAGGAATTTAGCAGACGTTGAAGATGAGAACAAAAAG GTCACCAATGATCTGAATAAACTGAAATACAAGGCTGGATCCCATGAACCTGGAtcgagacatggaggag GAGGAGCTGACGCTGCTAAAGTGGAGGCCCTCCAGGAGGAGCTGAAAGCGGCCCGTCTGCAGATCAATGAACTGAGCGGCAAAGTCATGCAGCTCCAGTACGAGAACCGCGTGCTGCTCTCCAACATGCAGCGCTACGACCTGGCGTCCCACCTGGGCATCCGCGCCAGCCCTCGGGACAGCGACGCGGAGAGCGACGGAGGACGGGACGACGACACCCCCTCGGCCTCGGCGTCCTCCCCTCGACTCCTCCCGCCCCACCGCAAGCGTGAGGGCCCCATAGGAGGGGAGAGCGACCCGGACGAGGTGAGGAACATCCGCTGCCTCACCCCGACGCGTTCCCTTTACTCACCTGTAGAGAGCCGTTTTTTATCCAGGAGCCTGAAGGACCGACAGCAGATGATAGACATCCGCATCGAAGCGGAGCGGCTGGGTCGGACCATCGATAGGCTCATCACAGACACCAGCACTATCATCGCCGAGGCCCGAGTGTACGTCACCAACGGGGAGCTGTTCGCCAGGCTGGAAGAGGACGAGGAAGGTGGCAG GATCAGAGAGCACGAGCTGCTGTATCGCATCAACGCCCAGCTGAAAGCCTTCAGGAAGGAGCTGCAGAGCTTCATAGACCGGCTGGATGTCCCCAAGCAGGAGGACAAACAGGACGAGGAGCCGCTGTCT ATGTTTCAGCCCATCATTCTGCTGATCCTCATCCTTGTTCTGTTTTCTTCGCTCTCTTACGCCACCATTTTTAAATTGGTATTCCTTTTCACCCTGTTCTTTGTTCTGTAA